In Cupriavidus basilensis, one genomic interval encodes:
- a CDS encoding NUDIX domain-containing protein translates to MSVASQVTDAAAPARKVTEVAVGVLVQPDGRFLLAQRPAGKPYEGYWEFPGGKLEPGESVEEALARELHEELGIEVGASVRWHVLEHDYPHAYVRLHFCKVTAWTGELVGREGQAFSWQSAPVDVGPLLPATIPVVDWLAAESGTA, encoded by the coding sequence ATGAGCGTGGCATCGCAGGTGACCGATGCAGCGGCGCCGGCGCGCAAGGTGACCGAGGTCGCCGTTGGCGTGCTGGTGCAGCCCGACGGGCGCTTTCTGCTGGCCCAGCGGCCGGCGGGCAAGCCCTACGAAGGCTACTGGGAGTTCCCGGGTGGCAAGCTGGAGCCGGGTGAATCGGTGGAAGAGGCGCTGGCGCGCGAGCTGCATGAGGAGCTCGGCATCGAGGTGGGCGCCAGCGTGCGCTGGCACGTGCTGGAGCATGATTACCCGCATGCCTATGTGCGCCTGCACTTCTGCAAGGTCACTGCGTGGACGGGCGAACTGGTCGGCCGCGAGGGCCAGGCCTTCTCGTGGCAATCGGCGCCCGTGGACGTGGGCCCCTTGCTGCCCGCTACGATCCCCGTGGTGGACTGGCTGGCTGCCGAGAGCGGCACAGCCTGA
- a CDS encoding M23 family metallopeptidase codes for MQIIVLHPRLRRVRHFTLSRGKVLAGIALLCLVVGLVSSALTWIVARSGIAAPARAPGDDAYLRANLNVLATRVGEIQARMVRLDALGERVSGLAGIAPKEFNFRQPPGRGGLAASAQSRTSSLPELQLALARLSDQAEQHADYFDAVASTLLDRQSESRRVPRVLPVASGYDASGFGWRFDPFTGRRTPHDGVDFSAPTGTPIVAAAGGVVVAAEWHPEYGNLIDIDHGNGLKTRYAHASKLQVKAGDLVKPGQQIALVGSTGRSTGAHLHFEVHVDGVPQNPNRFLAIAKPAPAQVAQAPDPTDRNLIR; via the coding sequence ATGCAGATCATCGTGCTTCACCCACGCCTACGGCGTGTTCGCCATTTCACCCTGTCGCGGGGCAAGGTCCTTGCCGGCATCGCGTTGCTGTGCCTGGTCGTTGGGCTGGTGTCGTCGGCCCTGACCTGGATCGTGGCGCGCTCGGGCATCGCGGCGCCGGCCCGGGCACCGGGCGACGACGCTTACCTGCGGGCCAACCTCAATGTGCTCGCGACCCGCGTGGGCGAGATCCAGGCCCGGATGGTGCGGCTGGATGCGCTTGGCGAGCGGGTCTCGGGGCTGGCCGGCATCGCGCCCAAGGAATTCAACTTCCGGCAGCCGCCCGGGCGCGGCGGCCTGGCAGCATCCGCGCAGTCGCGCACCTCGAGCCTGCCGGAGCTGCAGCTTGCGCTGGCACGCCTGTCGGACCAGGCCGAGCAGCACGCGGACTATTTCGACGCGGTGGCAAGCACCTTGCTGGATCGCCAGAGCGAGAGCCGCCGTGTCCCGCGCGTGCTGCCGGTGGCTAGCGGCTACGACGCATCCGGCTTTGGCTGGCGTTTCGACCCGTTCACCGGGCGCCGCACCCCGCATGATGGTGTGGATTTTTCGGCACCCACGGGCACCCCGATCGTGGCGGCGGCCGGCGGCGTGGTGGTCGCGGCGGAATGGCATCCAGAATATGGCAACCTGATCGACATCGACCACGGCAACGGCCTCAAGACCCGCTATGCGCACGCGTCCAAGTTGCAGGTGAAGGCCGGCGACCTCGTCAAGCCTGGCCAGCAGATCGCCTTGGTGGGCTCCACCGGGCGCTCCACTGGCGCGCACCTGCATTTCGAGGTGCATGTGGACGGTGTGCCACAAAACCCGAATCGCTTCCTGGCCATCGCCAAGCCTGCGCCGGCCCAGGTTGCTCAGGCGCCGGACCCCACCGATCGCAATCTCATCCGTTGA
- the zapD gene encoding cell division protein ZapD: MILYEYPFNERIRTLLRLEDLFDRLDYFLGQDHALQHHVALTTLFEIIDVAGRADLKTDLLKELERQRQALAALRANPQIDQGALDGVISEIEQAVTQLNQSVGKAGQLLTDNEWLTSIRSRAIIPGGTCEFDLPAYYAWQHRPVEDRRADILKWARPLVPLRLGTNTVLRLLRESGQSGKVIATGGSYQQMLSGRSYQLMQVLLDESLLAFIPEMSANKYMLWVRFTQQDGDLRPRSVDADIPFLLKLCNF, encoded by the coding sequence TTGATTCTGTACGAATATCCTTTTAACGAACGCATCAGGACTCTCCTGCGCCTGGAAGACCTGTTCGATCGGCTGGATTATTTTCTCGGCCAGGATCACGCCCTGCAGCATCACGTGGCGTTGACGACGCTGTTCGAGATCATCGACGTCGCCGGCCGCGCGGACCTGAAGACCGACCTGCTCAAGGAACTGGAACGCCAGCGCCAGGCGCTTGCCGCGCTGCGCGCCAATCCGCAGATCGACCAGGGCGCGCTGGATGGCGTCATCAGCGAGATCGAGCAGGCGGTCACCCAGCTCAACCAGTCGGTTGGCAAGGCCGGCCAGTTGCTGACCGATAACGAGTGGCTGACCAGCATCCGCAGCCGCGCCATCATCCCAGGCGGCACCTGCGAGTTCGATCTGCCGGCCTACTACGCCTGGCAGCACCGTCCCGTCGAAGACCGCCGCGCGGACATCCTCAAGTGGGCGCGCCCGCTGGTGCCGCTGCGCCTTGGCACCAACACCGTGTTGCGCCTGCTGCGCGAGTCCGGCCAGAGCGGCAAGGTCATCGCCACCGGCGGCAGCTACCAGCAGATGCTGTCCGGTCGCAGCTACCAGCTGATGCAGGTGCTGCTGGATGAATCGCTGCTGGCCTTCATCCCCGAGATGAGCGCCAACAAGTACATGCTGTGGGTCCGTTTCACGCAGCAGGATGGTGACTTGCGCCCCCGTTCGGTCGACGCCGACATCCCCTTCCTGCTCAAGCTCTGCAATTTTTGA
- the argJ gene encoding bifunctional glutamate N-acetyltransferase/amino-acid acetyltransferase ArgJ: MAVNLPLPLAENLKPVAGVELGWAEAGVRKANRKDVLVVRVAQGSTVAGVFTRNRFCAAPVQVCREHLAAGKGIRAIVVNTGNANAGTGEPGLANARATCDALAAQLGIAPEQVLPFSTGVILEPLPVDRITAALPAAIANAKPDNWLAAAESIMTTDTQPKAASRTVQIGGKTVTLSGISKGAGMIRPNMATMLGFVATDATVSQDVLQALVSYAADHSFNSITIDGDTSTNDSFVLIASGKAGAPAIERAEGADFEALRAALTDLSQELAQMIVRDGEGATKLMTIQVEGGKDVAECRLIAYAVAHSPLVKTAFYASDPNLGRILAAVGYAGVDDLDVERVNLWLDDVLVARDGGRNPEYREEDGQRVMKQAEITVRIALGRGDATATVWTCDLSHDYVSINADYRS, translated from the coding sequence ATGGCCGTCAACCTGCCACTGCCGCTGGCAGAAAACCTGAAACCTGTCGCCGGCGTCGAGCTCGGCTGGGCCGAAGCGGGTGTCCGCAAGGCCAACCGCAAGGACGTGCTGGTGGTGCGCGTTGCCCAAGGCAGCACCGTGGCGGGCGTGTTCACCCGCAACCGCTTTTGCGCCGCACCGGTGCAGGTCTGCCGCGAGCACCTGGCCGCCGGCAAGGGCATCCGCGCGATCGTGGTCAACACCGGCAACGCCAATGCCGGCACCGGCGAGCCGGGCCTGGCCAATGCGCGCGCCACCTGTGATGCGCTGGCCGCGCAGCTCGGCATTGCACCCGAGCAAGTGCTGCCGTTCTCGACCGGCGTGATCCTCGAGCCGCTGCCGGTGGACCGCATCACCGCCGCGCTGCCTGCCGCCATCGCCAATGCCAAGCCCGACAACTGGCTGGCCGCAGCGGAGTCGATCATGACCACCGACACCCAGCCCAAGGCCGCCTCGCGTACCGTGCAGATCGGCGGCAAGACCGTGACGTTGTCCGGCATCAGCAAGGGCGCGGGCATGATCCGCCCCAATATGGCCACCATGCTCGGCTTCGTCGCCACCGATGCCACCGTGTCGCAGGATGTGCTGCAGGCGCTGGTGTCGTACGCGGCGGATCACTCCTTCAACAGCATCACCATCGATGGCGACACGTCGACCAATGACTCCTTCGTGCTGATCGCCAGCGGCAAGGCCGGCGCGCCGGCCATCGAGCGTGCCGAGGGTGCGGACTTCGAGGCCCTGCGTGCCGCGCTGACCGACCTGTCGCAGGAACTGGCGCAGATGATCGTGCGCGATGGCGAAGGCGCCACCAAGCTGATGACCATCCAGGTCGAGGGCGGCAAGGACGTGGCCGAATGCCGCCTGATCGCCTACGCGGTGGCGCATTCGCCGCTGGTCAAGACCGCCTTCTACGCCTCGGACCCCAACCTGGGCCGCATCCTGGCCGCGGTGGGCTATGCCGGCGTGGACGATCTCGACGTGGAGCGTGTCAATCTGTGGCTGGACGATGTCCTGGTCGCGCGCGACGGTGGCCGCAACCCCGAGTATCGTGAGGAAGACGGCCAGCGTGTGATGAAGCAGGCCGAAATCACCGTGCGCATCGCGCTGGGCCGTGGCGACGCCACCGCCACGGTCTGGACCTGCGACCTGTCGCACGACTACGTTTCGATCAACGCGGACTATCGTTCGTAA
- the secA gene encoding preprotein translocase subunit SecA: MITGLLKKVFGSRNERLIKQYGRTVAQINALEPKFEALSDDDLRGMTEIFRQRHAAGESLEALLPEAFAVCREASKRIMKMRHFDVQLIGGMVLNDNKIAEMRTGEGKTLTATLPVYLNAITGRGVHVVTVNDYLAQRDAEWMGRLYNFLGLSVGVNLSQMPHDQKAAAYASDITYGTNNEFGFDYLRDNMVYDPGQRVQRPLNYAIVDEVDSILIDEARTPLIISGQAENQTDLYQRMNGVPKLLVRQIGEEKADGTGVEKPGDYFVDEKGHQVYLTEAGHEKAEEILMQQGLIGEGESLYAPQNITLMHHLYAALRAHSLFHRDQHYVVQNDEVVIVDEFTGRLMTGRRWSDGLHQAVEAKEGVTIQQENQTLATITFQNYFRMYEKLSGMTGTADTEAYEFQEIYGLEVVVIPTNRGAQRKDFQDQIYKTSNERYDAVVRDIRDCYERGQPVLVGTTSIETSEYLSGLLDKAKLPHQVLNAKQHEREAEIVAQAGRPKMITIATNMAGRGTDIVLGGNVEKQAGFIEADESLSKADKAARIAHLEGEWQSLHEQVKAAGGLHIVGTERHESRRIDNQLRGRAGRQGDPGSSRFYLSLDDQLLRIFAGDRVRAIMERLKMPEGEPIEAGIVTRSIESAQRKVEGRNFDIRKQLLQYDDVANDQRKEIYKLRNEVLESQDVGDMVKNLRQSVLVEMFRDHVPADTMEEQWDIKGLETKLREEWSLDVPLAATIEAAQSIEDEVLLDKIMHAADERYDAKVKQVGRESFAGFERSVMLQSIDTHWREHLAALDHLRQGIHLRGYAQKDPKQEYKRESFELFARLLDVIKVEVTRVIFNVQIQSPEELEQASEQIEEGLSHLANVQYKHEEFDEATQGAESVGSSAPERAGIAYAAAAEAAGMAKVGRNDPCPCGSGKKFKLCHGKLS, encoded by the coding sequence ATGATCACGGGCCTTCTCAAGAAAGTCTTCGGCAGCCGTAATGAACGGCTGATCAAACAATATGGCAGGACCGTCGCGCAGATCAATGCGCTGGAACCGAAGTTCGAGGCACTTTCGGATGACGACCTGCGTGGCATGACCGAGATTTTCCGGCAGCGCCACGCCGCCGGGGAGTCGCTCGAGGCGTTGCTGCCCGAGGCCTTCGCGGTGTGCCGCGAGGCCAGCAAGCGGATCATGAAGATGCGCCACTTTGACGTCCAGCTGATCGGCGGCATGGTGCTCAACGACAACAAGATCGCTGAAATGCGCACCGGCGAGGGCAAGACCCTTACCGCGACGCTGCCGGTGTACCTCAATGCCATTACCGGCCGCGGCGTGCACGTTGTCACGGTCAACGACTACCTGGCCCAGCGTGACGCCGAGTGGATGGGGCGCCTGTACAACTTCCTCGGCCTGTCGGTCGGCGTGAACCTGTCGCAGATGCCGCACGACCAGAAGGCCGCTGCCTATGCGTCCGACATCACGTACGGCACCAACAACGAGTTCGGCTTCGACTACCTGCGCGACAACATGGTCTACGACCCTGGCCAGCGCGTGCAACGTCCGCTGAACTACGCCATCGTCGACGAGGTGGACTCGATCCTGATCGACGAAGCGCGCACCCCGCTGATCATCTCGGGCCAGGCGGAGAACCAGACCGACCTGTACCAGCGCATGAACGGCGTGCCCAAGCTGCTGGTGCGCCAGATCGGCGAGGAAAAGGCCGACGGCACCGGCGTCGAGAAGCCGGGCGACTACTTCGTCGACGAAAAGGGCCACCAGGTCTACCTGACCGAGGCGGGCCACGAGAAGGCCGAAGAGATCCTGATGCAGCAAGGCCTGATCGGCGAGGGCGAATCGCTCTACGCGCCGCAGAACATCACGCTGATGCATCACCTCTACGCCGCACTGCGCGCGCATAGCCTGTTCCATCGCGACCAGCATTACGTGGTGCAGAACGACGAAGTCGTCATCGTCGACGAGTTTACCGGCCGCCTGATGACCGGACGGCGCTGGTCCGACGGCCTGCACCAGGCCGTGGAAGCCAAGGAAGGCGTGACGATCCAGCAGGAAAACCAGACGCTGGCGACGATCACCTTCCAGAACTACTTCCGCATGTACGAGAAGCTGTCCGGCATGACCGGCACGGCCGATACGGAAGCCTACGAATTCCAGGAGATCTACGGCCTGGAAGTGGTGGTCATCCCCACCAACCGTGGCGCCCAGCGCAAGGACTTCCAGGACCAGATCTACAAGACCTCGAACGAGCGCTACGACGCCGTGGTGCGCGATATCCGCGACTGCTACGAGCGCGGCCAGCCCGTGCTGGTGGGCACCACCTCGATCGAGACCTCGGAATACCTGTCCGGCCTGCTCGACAAGGCCAAGCTGCCGCACCAGGTGCTCAACGCCAAGCAGCACGAGCGCGAGGCCGAGATCGTGGCGCAGGCGGGCCGCCCCAAGATGATCACCATCGCCACCAACATGGCGGGCCGTGGCACCGACATCGTGCTGGGCGGCAACGTGGAGAAGCAGGCTGGCTTCATCGAAGCCGACGAAAGCCTCTCCAAGGCCGACAAGGCCGCGCGCATCGCCCATCTGGAAGGCGAGTGGCAGTCGCTGCACGAGCAGGTCAAGGCCGCCGGCGGCCTGCATATCGTGGGCACCGAGCGCCATGAGTCGCGCCGTATCGACAACCAGCTGCGCGGCCGTGCTGGCCGCCAGGGCGATCCGGGCTCGTCCCGCTTCTACCTGTCGCTGGACGACCAGTTGCTGCGCATCTTTGCCGGCGACCGCGTGCGCGCCATCATGGAACGCCTGAAGATGCCGGAAGGCGAGCCGATCGAAGCGGGCATCGTCACGCGCTCGATCGAATCCGCCCAGCGCAAGGTGGAAGGCCGTAACTTCGATATCCGCAAGCAGCTGCTGCAGTACGACGACGTGGCCAACGACCAGCGCAAGGAAATCTACAAGCTGCGCAACGAGGTGCTCGAGTCGCAAGACGTTGGCGATATGGTGAAGAACCTGCGCCAGAGCGTGCTGGTCGAGATGTTCCGCGACCACGTGCCGGCCGACACCATGGAAGAGCAGTGGGACATCAAGGGCCTGGAGACCAAGCTGCGCGAGGAATGGTCCCTGGACGTGCCGCTGGCCGCGACCATCGAGGCCGCCCAGAGCATCGAGGACGAGGTGCTGCTGGACAAGATCATGCACGCGGCCGACGAGCGCTACGATGCCAAGGTCAAGCAGGTTGGCCGCGAGTCGTTTGCCGGCTTCGAGCGTTCGGTGATGCTGCAAAGCATCGATACGCACTGGCGTGAGCACCTGGCCGCGCTGGATCACCTGCGCCAGGGCATCCACCTGCGCGGCTATGCGCAGAAGGATCCCAAGCAGGAATACAAGCGCGAGTCGTTCGAGCTGTTCGCCCGCCTGCTGGACGTGATCAAGGTGGAAGTCACCCGGGTGATCTTCAACGTGCAGATCCAGTCGCCGGAAGAGCTCGAGCAAGCCTCGGAGCAGATCGAGGAAGGCCTGTCGCACCTCGCCAACGTGCAATACAAGCACGAGGAGTTCGACGAGGCCACGCAGGGCGCGGAGAGCGTGGGCAGCAGCGCGCCCGAGCGCGCCGGCATCGCCTACGCCGCCGCGGCCGAAGCCGCGGGCATGGCCAAGGTGGGGCGCAACGATCCCTGCCCATGCGGCTCCGGCAAGAAGTTCAAGTTGTGCCACGGCAAGCTCAGCTAA
- a CDS encoding DNA gyrase inhibitor YacG, which produces MTTVVKCPTCGTDVAWVPENKFRPFCSNRCKQIDLGAWASEKYVIGGKPGEEPSPDEQDED; this is translated from the coding sequence ATGACAACCGTAGTCAAATGCCCCACCTGCGGCACGGACGTGGCCTGGGTACCCGAGAATAAATTCCGTCCCTTCTGCTCGAACCGCTGCAAGCAGATCGACCTGGGCGCGTGGGCGTCCGAGAAATACGTGATTGGCGGCAAACCCGGCGAGGAGCCCTCGCCGGACGAGCAAGACGAGGACTAA
- a CDS encoding ATP-binding protein: MSDLAARLDSFLARLEQWLPPQLTDADWEQAVAFRWRKRQSLFGNIGYLQAIRQLPPIHLDDLKNIERQKDAIVANTRQFVQRLPANNVLLTGARGTGKSSLIKACLNAFVKDGLRLVEVDKDDLGDLGDIVEQLSGRPERFAIFCDDLSFEEGESGYKSLKSALDGSVAAQSDNVLIYATSNRRHLLPEYMKDNETYRHTDDGEIHPGEVVEEKISLSERFGLWLSFYPPKQDEYLAIVGHWLGHFGCSAEDIAAARGDALVWALERGSRSGRVAWQFARDWGGKHGKPYMASAQDGQA, translated from the coding sequence ATGTCAGACCTTGCTGCCCGTCTCGATAGTTTCCTCGCCCGCCTTGAACAATGGCTGCCGCCCCAGCTGACCGACGCTGACTGGGAGCAGGCCGTCGCCTTCCGCTGGCGCAAGCGGCAGAGCCTGTTCGGCAACATCGGCTACCTGCAGGCGATCCGCCAGCTGCCGCCGATCCATCTCGACGACCTGAAGAACATCGAGCGGCAGAAGGATGCCATCGTGGCCAATACGCGCCAGTTCGTGCAGCGCCTGCCGGCCAACAACGTGTTGCTGACGGGCGCGCGCGGCACCGGCAAGTCTTCGCTGATCAAGGCCTGCCTCAATGCCTTCGTCAAGGATGGCCTGCGCCTGGTGGAAGTGGACAAGGATGACCTGGGCGACCTCGGCGATATCGTCGAGCAGTTGTCGGGGCGTCCCGAGCGCTTTGCCATCTTTTGCGACGACCTGTCGTTCGAAGAAGGCGAGTCGGGCTACAAGTCGCTGAAGTCGGCGCTGGACGGCTCGGTGGCCGCGCAGTCGGACAATGTGCTGATCTACGCCACCTCCAACCGCCGCCATCTGCTGCCCGAGTACATGAAGGACAACGAGACCTACCGGCACACCGACGATGGCGAGATCCATCCCGGCGAAGTGGTGGAGGAAAAGATCTCGCTGTCCGAGCGCTTCGGGCTGTGGCTGTCGTTCTACCCGCCCAAGCAGGACGAGTACCTGGCCATCGTCGGCCACTGGCTGGGGCACTTTGGCTGCAGCGCAGAAGACATCGCCGCAGCACGAGGCGATGCGCTGGTGTGGGCGCTGGAGCGCGGCTCGCGCTCGGGGCGGGTGGCCTGGCAGTTCGCCCGCGACTGGGGCGGTAAGCATGGCAAGCCATATATGGCCTCGGCGCAGGACGGCCAGGCATGA
- a CDS encoding prepilin peptidase, translating into MWLFSADGASGAISSLAAPAQTIAELAALPPWFLVTAAALIGLLVGSFLNVVVHRLPRMMEHDEANYIASLRDDPIPHPEPYNLMVPRSACPHCGHAIGALENIPVLSYLFLRGRCSSCAAPIGARYPLVEAGTALLTALATAHFGPTWQALAAIALIWALIALTLIDADTQLLPDQITLPLVWLGLLLNLGGLFAPLADAVIGAAAGYLLLWTVYWIFKLVRGKEGMGYGDFKLMGALGAWFGWQALPALVLLSSVVGLVFALANIALRRQDRDTHFAFGPYIAGAGLLVLFFGPNVLPLGIAG; encoded by the coding sequence ATGTGGCTGTTTTCCGCGGATGGCGCCAGTGGCGCGATTTCTTCACTGGCTGCCCCCGCGCAGACCATTGCCGAGCTGGCGGCGCTGCCGCCCTGGTTCCTGGTCACCGCCGCCGCGCTGATCGGCTTGCTGGTCGGCAGCTTCCTCAACGTGGTGGTGCACCGCCTGCCGCGCATGATGGAGCATGACGAAGCCAACTACATCGCCTCGCTGCGCGACGACCCGATCCCCCACCCCGAGCCTTACAACCTGATGGTGCCGCGCTCGGCGTGCCCGCACTGCGGACACGCCATCGGCGCGCTGGAGAACATTCCGGTACTGAGCTACCTGTTCCTGCGCGGGCGCTGCTCATCGTGCGCCGCGCCCATCGGCGCGCGCTATCCGCTGGTGGAAGCGGGCACCGCGCTGCTCACCGCGCTGGCCACCGCGCACTTCGGCCCGACCTGGCAGGCTCTCGCGGCCATCGCCCTGATCTGGGCCCTGATCGCCCTCACCCTGATCGACGCCGACACGCAGCTGCTGCCCGACCAGATCACGCTGCCGCTGGTATGGCTTGGCCTGCTGCTCAATCTCGGCGGGCTGTTCGCACCGCTGGCGGATGCCGTGATCGGCGCGGCTGCCGGCTACCTGCTGCTGTGGACGGTGTACTGGATCTTCAAGCTGGTGCGGGGCAAGGAAGGCATGGGCTATGGCGACTTCAAGCTGATGGGCGCGCTGGGCGCCTGGTTCGGCTGGCAAGCCCTGCCGGCGCTGGTACTGCTCTCCTCCGTGGTGGGGCTGGTTTTCGCGCTTGCCAATATCGCGCTGCGCCGTCAGGATCGCGATACGCACTTCGCCTTCGGCCCTTATATCGCCGGAGCCGGGCTGCTTGTGCTGTTCTTTGGGCCCAATGTGCTGCCGCTGGGCATTGCGGGCTGA
- a CDS encoding DciA family protein: MRMFTHYALQTPAAKPLNDWLDKAGPVSALMQTARELAVLEAEVLSLLPRGLQDGIAVAGVKQDARGIGQGQSERTLLLLAAHGAAAARVRQVVPTLLSRLQQRGSQITAIRVRVQPEVGRQSDWDTGPVVKPKVARMSATGLSSLTQLAQELPESPLRDALNTLLSHHR, translated from the coding sequence ATGCGCATGTTTACCCATTACGCCCTCCAGACGCCCGCCGCCAAGCCGCTTAACGACTGGCTGGACAAGGCTGGCCCGGTCTCGGCCCTGATGCAGACGGCACGGGAACTGGCGGTACTGGAGGCTGAGGTGCTATCGCTCCTGCCACGCGGACTGCAGGATGGCATCGCTGTAGCCGGCGTCAAGCAAGACGCCCGCGGCATCGGGCAAGGCCAGTCGGAGCGAACTTTGCTGTTGCTTGCCGCCCATGGGGCCGCAGCGGCACGAGTCCGGCAAGTGGTCCCTACATTACTTTCGAGGCTGCAACAGCGGGGATCGCAGATTACCGCAATCCGGGTGAGGGTACAACCGGAGGTCGGGCGGCAGAGCGATTGGGACACCGGGCCGGTGGTGAAGCCCAAGGTCGCGCGGATGTCGGCGACCGGCTTGTCCAGCCTGACCCAACTGGCCCAGGAACTGCCCGAGTCGCCGTTGCGCGACGCACTGAATACGCTGCTGTCCCACCATCGGTGA
- the coaE gene encoding dephospho-CoA kinase (Dephospho-CoA kinase (CoaE) performs the final step in coenzyme A biosynthesis.), with translation MLQIGLTGGIGSGKTRVADLFAARGAALIDTDLLAHEITAPGGLAIPALLEAFGPACLRADGAMDRNAMRELVFSDPAAKARLEGITHPLIRQLTEARAAAIRASGLHPYLIYVVPLLVESGSWRARVDRVLVVDCSEATQVARVMARNGFSQGQVEAIMARQARRSERLAAADDVVDNEGPPDALAAQVDRLDQLYRTLAGA, from the coding sequence ATGCTGCAAATCGGACTGACCGGAGGCATCGGCTCTGGCAAGACCCGCGTGGCGGACCTGTTCGCCGCGCGCGGCGCCGCTCTGATCGACACCGACCTGCTCGCGCACGAGATCACCGCGCCGGGCGGGCTGGCCATCCCTGCCCTGCTGGAGGCCTTTGGCCCCGCCTGCCTGCGCGCCGACGGCGCCATGGACCGCAATGCCATGCGCGAGCTGGTGTTCTCGGACCCCGCGGCCAAGGCCCGGCTGGAGGGCATCACCCACCCCCTGATCCGCCAGTTGACCGAGGCGCGCGCCGCCGCGATCCGCGCCTCCGGACTGCATCCCTACCTGATCTACGTGGTCCCGCTGCTGGTCGAGTCGGGCTCATGGCGCGCGCGGGTGGACCGGGTGCTGGTGGTGGATTGCAGCGAGGCCACGCAGGTTGCGCGGGTCATGGCACGCAACGGCTTTTCCCAGGGTCAGGTCGAGGCCATCATGGCCAGGCAGGCCAGGCGCAGCGAACGCCTGGCCGCCGCCGATGATGTGGTCGACAACGAGGGCCCGCCGGACGCCCTGGCCGCCCAGGTGGATCGCCTGGACCAGTTGTACCGGACCCTGGCTGGCGCCTAG